Proteins from a single region of Verrucomicrobiia bacterium:
- a CDS encoding DUF885 domain-containing protein — MKISGLLGLAIGTLLASQPSTTKADSADAALDRFFRTHLDARFELRPMEATWLGDHRFGNRLDDLSPEARTRWRQLLRATLRDLPRLVDYRRLTRDGQIDFEILRHELQTQLWLAEYTRPWEDDPRIYNRYLSDSTYLLLAQSTLPLDTRLDQVLARMAQMPRIVASARANLKRPPRTHTETAIRQNRGTLAYYQDTLLTLAGDTPRVAELRAAAVPVLAALHEHQRFLEDELLPRADGDWRLGRRKFARKLELTLNAGLTADEVLAEAEAEFTRVEDELFVIARQVWGRHFPRQPIPPDDPEGRRETVARVLAEVSRDHGTPDSLVDDVRSQVAALRTFIAEHDILRLPEPDRCEIIEMPEFQRGNSTAYMNSPPPLDPLATGYYAVSPPPRDWDADRVRSYLEEYNRHMLQILSIHEAYPGHYVQLEYANRHPSLVRKVFGSGVYIEGWAVYTERTMLDQGYGDGDPSLRLMQLKFYLRAVANAILDHRMHCTGMTEDEAMDLLARRSYQSEGEARLKVVRARQSSVQLSTYFVGRMAFQRLRRAIQREQGDAFDLGRFHEAALAPGSVPVKYLPELVRRHLTEPR, encoded by the coding sequence ATGAAGATCTCAGGCTTGCTGGGCCTTGCCATCGGCACCCTGTTGGCGTCGCAGCCCTCGACGACAAAGGCGGATTCCGCGGATGCGGCACTGGATCGCTTCTTTCGGACCCACCTCGACGCCCGCTTCGAACTGCGCCCCATGGAGGCCACCTGGCTCGGCGATCATCGGTTCGGGAACCGCCTCGACGACCTGTCCCCCGAGGCGCGCACGCGCTGGCGCCAGCTTCTCCGCGCCACCCTCCGCGACCTGCCACGCCTCGTTGACTACCGACGTCTCACCCGCGACGGCCAGATCGACTTCGAAATCCTCCGCCACGAACTCCAAACCCAGCTCTGGCTGGCCGAATACACCCGCCCCTGGGAGGACGATCCCCGCATCTACAACCGCTACCTCAGCGACAGCACCTATCTCCTCCTTGCCCAGTCCACCCTTCCCCTCGATACCCGCCTGGATCAGGTCCTCGCCCGAATGGCCCAGATGCCCCGCATCGTCGCCTCCGCCCGCGCCAACCTCAAACGCCCACCCCGCACCCACACCGAAACCGCCATCCGCCAAAACCGCGGCACCCTCGCCTACTACCAGGACACCCTCCTCACCCTCGCCGGCGACACACCCCGCGTGGCGGAACTTCGCGCCGCCGCCGTTCCCGTCCTCGCCGCCCTCCACGAACACCAGCGCTTCCTCGAAGACGAACTCCTGCCCCGAGCCGATGGCGACTGGCGCCTCGGCCGCCGCAAATTCGCCCGTAAACTCGAACTCACCCTCAACGCCGGTCTCACCGCCGATGAAGTCCTCGCGGAAGCCGAGGCCGAGTTCACCCGCGTCGAGGACGAACTGTTTGTCATCGCCCGCCAGGTCTGGGGCCGCCATTTCCCCCGCCAGCCCATCCCGCCCGACGATCCGGAAGGCCGCCGGGAAACCGTCGCCCGCGTCCTCGCCGAGGTCTCCCGCGATCACGGCACCCCGGATTCCCTCGTGGACGACGTCCGCAGCCAGGTCGCCGCCCTCCGCACGTTCATCGCTGAACACGACATCCTCCGCCTTCCGGAACCCGACCGTTGCGAGATCATTGAGATGCCTGAATTCCAGCGCGGCAACTCAACCGCCTACATGAACTCGCCCCCTCCCCTCGACCCCCTCGCCACAGGCTACTACGCGGTCAGCCCGCCCCCGCGCGACTGGGATGCCGACCGTGTACGGAGCTACCTCGAGGAGTACAACCGGCACATGCTCCAGATCCTTTCGATCCACGAGGCCTATCCCGGCCATTACGTCCAGCTCGAGTACGCCAACCGCCATCCCTCGCTCGTCCGCAAAGTCTTCGGCTCCGGAGTCTACATCGAAGGCTGGGCCGTCTACACCGAGCGCACCATGCTCGATCAGGGTTACGGTGACGGCGACCCGTCGCTCCGGCTGATGCAGCTCAAATTCTACCTCCGGGCCGTGGCCAACGCCATCCTCGACCATCGCATGCACTGCACCGGCATGACCGAAGACGAAGCCATGGACCTCCTCGCGCGCCGTTCCTACCAGTCCGAGGGCGAGGCCCGCCTCAAAGTCGTCCGGGCCCGCCAAAGCTCCGTCCAGCTCTCGACCTACTTCGTTGGCCGCATGGCCTTTCAACGGTTGCGCCGCGCTATTCAACGCGAACAAGGCGACGCCTTCGATCTCGGCCGCTTCCACGAAGCCGCCCTCGCCCCAGGCTCGGTCCCCGTAAAATACCTCCCCGAACTCGTCCGCCGCCACCTCACCGAGCCACGCTAA
- a CDS encoding transposase: MRTPRIIADPSLPATYHCMSRVAGRLPLLDDSAKHKLLNILHHLARFCDIDIITFCMMSNHFHLLIRVPPKPLPDSIPDDVILAKLEDFYGPKATLPTLARAAASTRASPSPTTSARPSSPASPTSPSSSRSSSNVSPFGQPSRPHRLPLRRATATSWWKTVPAPSAPSPPTSTSTPSAPAWSTIPRTTASAATPPPSPATRSSAAESWDFWVQPTGAPRQRNIAWRYT; the protein is encoded by the coding sequence ATGAGAACACCCCGAATCATTGCCGACCCCTCCCTCCCGGCGACCTACCACTGCATGTCCCGCGTCGCCGGTCGCCTTCCCCTCCTCGACGACTCCGCCAAACACAAGCTCCTCAACATCCTCCACCACCTCGCCCGCTTCTGCGACATCGACATCATCACCTTCTGCATGATGTCCAACCACTTCCACCTCCTCATCCGCGTCCCTCCCAAACCCCTCCCCGACTCCATCCCGGACGACGTCATCCTCGCCAAACTCGAGGACTTCTACGGGCCCAAGGCCACCCTACCCACCCTCGCCCGCGCCGCAGCCTCAACAAGGGCCAGCCCATCCCCAACGACATCCGCCAGGCCGTCCTCTCCCGCATCGCCGACCTCTCCATCTTCCTCCAGGAGTTCAAGCAACGTTTCTCCCTTTGGTCAACCGTCACGACCGCACCGGCTACCTTTAAGGCGGGCAACTGCAACGTCCTGGTGGAAGACTGTCCCAGCACCCTCCGCGCCATCGCCGCCTACATCGACCTCAACCCCGTCCGCGCCGGCCTGGTCAACGATCCCAAGGACTACCGCTTCTGCGGCTACGCCGCCGCCCTCACCGGCGACAAGGTCATCCGCCGCGGAATCATGGGATTTCTGGGTGCAACCGACTGGAGCGCCGCGTCAGCGGAATATCGCCTGGCGCTATACGTGA
- a CDS encoding PQQ-binding-like beta-propeller repeat protein, producing MHALKKTMVRVALVAGMVVSGLASPNWPEFRGRHRAGSIGGGEIPVVFGPGTNVQWRVPVPGGHSSPVVWGDLLVLTGFEEGQLLVLGYDAGSGTERWRYALPPGRIESGSRLSHPATATPVMDGERVVAYFAPYGLVCLGMDGQERWKAPLPTPVTGHGASSSPVLAGEWVLQLCDQDEGSYLLALDRRSGEVRWRTEREGFRRGFSTPLPWPPEEPEVVIVAGTLRMVVYDLADGSERWSVRGLPNEMVASPVGGDGAIFVAGWTHGSGVPRMPDWEGLLSQGDTNGDGRLSRAEAPAGPARQHFHYIDANHDGYVTRSEYETIAAIFNASRNVTMAVRPGGSGDVTGTHVVWEQTRGLPYVPTPLLHDERLYLVKNGGLVSCLEAGTGRFLYQEERLGALGDYYSSPVAAGDRILAISQPGTAVVYRAGGALEVLARNDLGETVLASPAVVGSTLFVRSATTLWAFRE from the coding sequence ATGCATGCTTTGAAGAAGACCATGGTTCGGGTGGCGTTGGTGGCGGGGATGGTGGTTTCGGGGTTGGCCAGTCCGAACTGGCCCGAGTTCCGGGGCCGCCACCGGGCTGGCAGCATTGGTGGCGGGGAGATTCCGGTGGTCTTCGGGCCGGGAACCAACGTGCAGTGGCGGGTTCCGGTGCCCGGGGGGCATTCGTCGCCGGTGGTCTGGGGAGACCTGCTGGTCCTGACGGGATTCGAGGAGGGGCAGTTGCTGGTGCTGGGGTACGACGCGGGAAGCGGGACGGAGCGATGGCGGTATGCGTTGCCGCCGGGTCGGATCGAGTCGGGGTCGCGGCTGAGTCATCCGGCGACCGCGACGCCGGTGATGGATGGGGAACGGGTGGTGGCGTATTTCGCACCGTATGGGCTGGTGTGTCTGGGGATGGACGGGCAGGAGCGTTGGAAGGCGCCGTTACCGACGCCTGTGACGGGTCACGGGGCGAGCAGTTCGCCGGTGCTTGCGGGGGAATGGGTGCTGCAATTGTGCGACCAGGATGAGGGATCATATCTGCTGGCGTTGGACCGGCGGAGCGGGGAAGTCCGGTGGCGGACGGAGAGGGAGGGATTTCGGAGGGGCTTCTCGACGCCGTTGCCGTGGCCACCCGAGGAGCCGGAGGTGGTCATTGTGGCGGGGACGCTGCGGATGGTGGTCTACGACCTGGCGGACGGGAGCGAGCGTTGGAGTGTGCGGGGGTTGCCCAACGAGATGGTGGCATCGCCGGTGGGTGGGGATGGCGCGATCTTTGTGGCCGGCTGGACGCACGGGTCGGGGGTGCCGCGGATGCCGGATTGGGAAGGCTTGCTGAGCCAGGGCGATACAAATGGGGACGGTCGATTGAGCCGCGCCGAGGCGCCTGCCGGACCGGCCCGGCAGCACTTCCACTATATCGATGCCAACCATGACGGGTACGTGACGCGGTCGGAGTACGAGACGATTGCGGCCATCTTCAATGCCTCGAGGAATGTGACCATGGCGGTGCGGCCCGGAGGGAGCGGGGATGTCACGGGCACGCATGTCGTCTGGGAACAGACCCGAGGGCTGCCTTACGTGCCCACGCCGCTGCTGCACGATGAGCGGTTGTACCTGGTGAAGAACGGCGGGTTGGTGTCGTGCCTGGAGGCGGGGACCGGGCGATTCCTGTACCAGGAGGAGCGGCTTGGGGCGTTGGGCGACTATTACAGCTCTCCGGTGGCCGCCGGGGACAGGATTCTGGCGATCTCACAGCCGGGCACCGCGGTGGTGTACCGGGCGGGTGGGGCGTTGGAGGTTCTGGCCCGAAATGACCTGGGCGAAACCGTGCTGGCCTCTCCTGCCGTGGTGGGCTCGACGCTCTTCGTGCGGAGCGCGACCACGCTGTGGGCCTTTCGGGAGTAG
- a CDS encoding lamin tail domain-containing protein has translation MSMMPKLAALGMALVILNLVVRAPAQVVISEFMASNGSTLADEDGDYPDWIELHNAGAEAVNLGGWALTDSAGNPTKWRFPSVELAPRAFLVVFASGKNRTQAGGPLHTSFSLDASGEYLALVGPDGVTVASSFAPAFPEQFRDISYGIGQQATIHRLLAAPAPGRLRWPASDILDADTAWTEPDFNDASWTAVTTGIGYETETPGFAVRNVKASILVNSVADADRVLADPALQVGVVQENAPVLNYFNTGGEGRYENNRPFPGQSIGVDVDDFVIEATGVVTLPSAGPWTFGVNSDDGFRLTLGTFEMSFPNPRGPADTLGTFQVPAPGDYPLRLVYFERGGGAGLELFAAPGTRAAWSAGVFRLVGDTGQGGLAVRSTPVTGGGDGSFRSLIATDLESAMRDRHTSVYLRVPFTVSQPEELESLILRIQYNDGFIAYLNGHEVARRNAPAPAGAPATAPAARPPGLGMIPEDIPLSAHLSRLRAGANVLALQGFNHTRDDPRFLLRLVLDDERIATSSPFYFSNPTPGSANGEGFLGFAARPRFSTGRGFHDAAFDLEILSGTPGAAIYYTTNGTPPSPDNGRLYSGPLRISGTTVVSAAAFRDQYQPSPVETHTYIFVGDVIRQSADGAPPPGWPSSWGANVVDYGMDPRVVDNPIYAATIQDDLKSLPSFSVVMDLNDLFDRSTGIYANPGQDGRAWERPCSIELLHPDGTPGFQTGAGIRIRGGFSRSTSNPKHAFRLFFRQEYGAGKLNYPLFGDEGADSFDKIDLRTFQNYSWSFQGDSRGVFVRDQFNRDLQLAMGHQGERGEFYHLYINGHYFGLFNTCERPEASFGATYYGGRREDYDTIKVEAGPYTLNATDGDMEAWTRLYNLARAGFASDAAYQFVQGNHPDGTPNPQYEVLLDVPNLIDYMLIILYGGNLDAPISNFLGNTRPNNWYGLRNRTARDGFRFFVHDAEHTLLDVNASRIGPYSAGSTSVIYSNPQYLWQRLQANPEFRLQVADHVHRHFFNDGVLTPGRTRELFTRRTEQIDRAVVGESARWGDAKRSTPYTRATWVSAVNQIVNNFLPQRSGVVLSQLRSAGLYPNVTAPSFAPHGGHLDPDTEVAITAPSGVIHYTLDGSDPRLPGGGVSPSARAYSGPIRLAESARLRSRVLSGATWSALNEADYTLIRTFTDLWITELMYHPPDTASHAGTDLEFIELKNVGPNELDLGGVHFTSGIRYTFPTGFQIGPGQFVVLVSHAEAFASRYPEVPIDGVYEGQLDNAGERVTLAHAVGTPIFSVRYRPTEPWPLSAAGGGFSLVPRDPNLNPDPDDPANWRASQSPGGSPGRDDAPIAIPPILVNELLAHTDPPMLDAVELHNPTASPVDIGHWYLTDRRTQPRKYRIPAPTVIEAGGYVVFDETHFNAVPGAPESFSFSSHGEEVYLFSGDAAGNLTGYSHGFSFPASANGVSFGRHVTSIQETHYPPMAGLSLGSANPGPRVGPVVISEIHSLPSPGQAAFVELKNVTDSPVPLHHPEHPDIPWRINGIGFRFPPGLVLPPGGLVVVTSGDPEVFRSRFGVPGEVPVLGPFPGTLQSDGERLQLLRPDHPDVDDSGSLLIPEIVVDQVRYRTRAPWPVAAAGVSLERLDALAYGDDPANWRSSPGGPSPGLPNLGNRPPQVSVADVPPVQSAMFPVAVTLRGTVTDDGMPVPPGATTVGWSQIAGPAPAWFDHSQAIETDVHLPGVGLYVFRLSAHDGALEAGAEVMVSVDRPAAARVVVAQGSVWHYWDRGTDLPGGWMEPAFDHAAWPSGPAKLGYGDGDEATVVSFGPNAANKYPTTFFRKRFPVTQASAFTALKVGLRRDDGGIVYLNGVEVFRSNMPEGDIGWNTFATEVVGGADETAFYEQAVDPALLVEGENVLAVRIHQVNAGSSDLSFDLYLTGNAFPADTPPVVQAGPDQTVVWPAHAILRGSVRDDGLPIPPGVVNLTWSAVEGPGTVTFSQAHQPRTTAAFVSPGTYILRLTATDGASSVSDDLVITVEGELQGYEAWLSTYFTPSERLDPNVSGEDADPDLDGHTNRQEFLAGTHPRDPASVLRLREPEVRVAPVPAVILRFPVVAGRAYSVQLRDLQGEGVWMTAVQVPTQAADNEHSVTLPLPDGGPGRLYRVVTPPLP, from the coding sequence ATGTCGATGATGCCGAAGCTGGCGGCGCTGGGGATGGCGCTTGTGATTCTGAACCTTGTCGTGCGGGCCCCGGCGCAGGTGGTGATCTCCGAGTTCATGGCCAGCAACGGATCGACCCTGGCGGACGAGGATGGCGATTACCCGGACTGGATCGAGCTTCACAACGCCGGGGCGGAGGCGGTCAACCTGGGGGGATGGGCCCTGACGGACAGCGCGGGCAACCCGACCAAGTGGCGGTTTCCGTCGGTGGAACTGGCGCCGCGCGCCTTCCTGGTGGTGTTCGCCTCGGGGAAGAACCGGACCCAGGCGGGCGGTCCGTTGCACACCAGCTTCAGCCTGGACGCCTCGGGCGAGTACCTCGCGTTGGTCGGGCCGGACGGGGTGACGGTGGCATCGTCCTTCGCGCCGGCGTTTCCGGAGCAGTTTCGCGACATCTCCTACGGGATCGGCCAGCAGGCGACGATTCACCGGCTGCTGGCCGCGCCGGCACCCGGGCGTCTGCGGTGGCCCGCCAGTGACATTCTGGACGCCGACACGGCGTGGACGGAGCCGGACTTCAACGACGCCTCGTGGACCGCGGTGACCACCGGCATCGGGTACGAGACGGAGACGCCGGGGTTCGCCGTGCGCAATGTGAAGGCCAGCATCCTGGTGAACAGCGTGGCGGATGCGGACCGTGTGCTGGCCGATCCAGCACTTCAGGTGGGAGTGGTCCAGGAGAACGCCCCGGTGCTCAACTACTTCAACACCGGCGGGGAAGGCCGTTACGAGAACAACCGCCCGTTCCCCGGTCAGAGCATCGGCGTGGACGTGGATGACTTTGTCATCGAGGCCACCGGCGTGGTGACGCTCCCCAGTGCGGGTCCGTGGACGTTCGGGGTGAACAGCGACGACGGATTCCGGCTGACCCTCGGGACGTTCGAGATGTCGTTTCCCAATCCCCGGGGGCCGGCCGACACGCTGGGGACGTTCCAGGTGCCGGCGCCGGGCGATTATCCGCTCCGGTTGGTGTACTTCGAACGCGGAGGCGGCGCCGGACTTGAGTTGTTTGCCGCGCCAGGCACGCGCGCCGCGTGGTCTGCGGGGGTGTTCCGCCTGGTGGGCGACACCGGGCAGGGCGGGTTGGCGGTCCGCTCGACTCCGGTCACGGGAGGCGGGGATGGGTCCTTCCGATCGCTCATCGCCACCGATCTCGAATCGGCCATGCGGGACCGGCACACCTCGGTGTATCTGCGAGTTCCGTTCACTGTGAGTCAGCCGGAGGAACTCGAGTCATTGATCCTTCGCATCCAGTACAACGACGGGTTCATCGCCTATCTCAACGGCCACGAGGTGGCACGCCGCAACGCGCCGGCGCCGGCGGGAGCGCCGGCCACCGCCCCGGCGGCACGCCCGCCCGGACTGGGGATGATCCCGGAGGACATTCCCCTGTCGGCCCATCTCTCCCGGCTCCGGGCCGGCGCCAATGTGCTTGCCCTGCAGGGGTTCAATCACACGCGGGACGACCCGCGGTTCCTGCTCCGCCTGGTGCTGGATGATGAGCGGATTGCGACGTCGTCCCCGTTCTACTTTTCGAATCCGACGCCCGGATCGGCGAATGGCGAGGGGTTTCTCGGATTTGCGGCGCGCCCGCGATTCAGCACGGGACGCGGGTTCCACGACGCGGCCTTCGACCTTGAGATCCTCAGCGGTACGCCGGGGGCGGCCATCTACTACACCACCAACGGCACGCCGCCTTCGCCGGACAATGGCCGGCTGTATTCGGGCCCGTTGCGGATTTCGGGCACGACCGTTGTGAGTGCGGCGGCGTTCCGGGATCAGTACCAGCCTTCGCCGGTGGAGACCCACACCTACATCTTTGTCGGGGATGTCATCCGACAGTCGGCGGACGGGGCGCCGCCGCCCGGGTGGCCGTCGAGCTGGGGGGCGAACGTGGTGGATTACGGCATGGACCCGCGGGTGGTGGACAATCCGATCTACGCGGCGACGATCCAGGACGATCTGAAGAGTCTGCCGTCGTTTTCGGTCGTGATGGACCTGAACGATCTGTTCGACCGGTCCACGGGGATTTATGCGAACCCCGGCCAGGACGGGCGCGCATGGGAAAGGCCCTGCTCGATCGAGCTGCTGCATCCGGACGGGACACCGGGGTTCCAGACGGGTGCGGGCATCCGGATCCGGGGCGGATTCAGCCGCAGCACCTCGAATCCCAAGCACGCCTTCCGGCTTTTCTTCCGGCAGGAATACGGTGCCGGGAAACTGAATTATCCGCTGTTTGGCGACGAGGGAGCGGACAGTTTCGACAAGATCGATCTGCGGACGTTCCAAAACTACTCGTGGAGTTTTCAGGGCGATTCCCGGGGGGTCTTTGTGCGCGACCAGTTCAATCGCGACCTCCAGCTGGCCATGGGTCACCAGGGCGAGCGGGGCGAGTTTTATCACCTGTACATCAACGGCCACTATTTCGGCCTGTTCAACACCTGTGAACGGCCCGAGGCGTCCTTTGGGGCGACATATTATGGAGGGCGCCGGGAGGACTATGACACGATCAAGGTTGAGGCGGGGCCGTACACGTTGAACGCGACGGACGGCGACATGGAGGCCTGGACCCGGCTCTACAATCTGGCCCGGGCGGGGTTCGCCTCGGACGCCGCCTACCAGTTTGTTCAGGGCAATCATCCGGATGGCACTCCCAATCCGCAGTATGAGGTCCTCCTGGATGTGCCGAACCTGATCGACTACATGCTGATCATCCTCTACGGGGGCAATCTCGATGCGCCGATCTCCAACTTTCTTGGCAACACGCGGCCGAACAACTGGTACGGCCTGCGGAACCGGACGGCGCGGGACGGCTTCCGTTTCTTCGTGCATGACGCCGAGCACACCCTGCTGGATGTGAACGCCAGCCGGATCGGGCCCTATTCCGCGGGAAGCACCTCGGTGATCTACAGCAATCCGCAGTATCTCTGGCAGCGACTGCAGGCGAATCCGGAGTTTCGGCTGCAAGTCGCGGATCATGTGCACCGCCATTTCTTCAACGACGGGGTGCTCACGCCCGGGCGCACCCGCGAATTGTTCACCCGCCGCACCGAGCAGATCGATCGGGCGGTGGTCGGGGAATCGGCCCGCTGGGGCGATGCCAAGCGGAGCACGCCATACACGCGCGCCACGTGGGTCAGTGCGGTGAACCAGATCGTGAACAACTTCCTCCCGCAGCGTTCCGGTGTGGTGTTAAGCCAGCTTCGCAGCGCCGGTTTGTACCCGAATGTCACGGCGCCCTCCTTTGCCCCGCACGGCGGCCACCTGGATCCTGACACCGAGGTGGCCATCACCGCCCCGTCCGGCGTCATTCACTACACGCTGGACGGATCCGATCCGCGCCTGCCCGGCGGGGGTGTCTCCCCCAGCGCCCGGGCGTATTCCGGGCCGATCCGTCTCGCGGAGTCGGCACGGCTTCGCAGCCGGGTTCTGAGTGGTGCGACCTGGAGCGCGCTGAACGAAGCCGACTACACGCTGATCCGGACTTTTACGGACCTGTGGATCACCGAACTCATGTATCATCCGCCCGACACCGCGAGCCATGCCGGCACGGACCTTGAGTTCATCGAGCTGAAGAATGTCGGGCCCAACGAACTCGACCTTGGCGGAGTCCACTTCACCTCCGGCATTCGGTACACATTCCCGACCGGCTTCCAGATTGGACCGGGTCAGTTCGTGGTCCTGGTCTCCCATGCCGAAGCATTTGCCTCCCGCTATCCGGAGGTGCCGATCGACGGTGTGTATGAAGGGCAGCTCGACAACGCCGGCGAGCGGGTGACGCTGGCACACGCGGTGGGCACGCCGATCTTCTCCGTGCGCTACCGGCCCACCGAACCGTGGCCGCTCTCGGCCGCCGGGGGGGGATTTTCCCTGGTGCCCCGCGATCCCAATCTCAACCCGGACCCGGACGATCCGGCCAACTGGAGGGCGAGCCAGTCGCCGGGCGGATCACCCGGTCGCGACGATGCGCCGATCGCGATTCCGCCCATCCTGGTCAACGAGCTGCTCGCTCACACCGATCCGCCCATGCTGGACGCGGTGGAGTTGCACAATCCGACCGCGTCGCCGGTGGATATCGGGCATTGGTACCTGACAGACCGGAGGACCCAGCCACGGAAGTACCGGATTCCGGCGCCGACGGTGATTGAAGCCGGGGGCTATGTGGTGTTCGACGAGACTCATTTCAATGCGGTGCCGGGCGCGCCGGAGAGTTTCAGTTTCAGTTCGCATGGCGAGGAGGTGTATCTCTTTTCCGGCGACGCCGCCGGGAATCTCACCGGATACAGCCATGGCTTCAGCTTCCCGGCATCGGCCAATGGCGTGTCGTTCGGGCGCCATGTCACCAGCATCCAAGAAACGCATTATCCGCCGATGGCCGGGCTGTCCCTGGGTTCCGCCAATCCGGGCCCGCGCGTCGGCCCGGTGGTCATCAGTGAGATCCATTCGCTCCCTTCGCCGGGACAGGCGGCGTTCGTGGAACTCAAGAATGTCACGGACTCCCCGGTGCCGCTCCACCACCCGGAACACCCGGACATCCCCTGGCGGATCAACGGGATCGGATTCCGGTTTCCTCCAGGCCTGGTGCTTCCGCCCGGCGGCCTCGTGGTGGTGACCTCCGGCGATCCCGAGGTCTTCCGCAGCCGGTTCGGAGTGCCCGGCGAGGTGCCGGTCCTCGGCCCTTTCCCCGGCACGCTTCAGAGCGATGGGGAACGACTCCAATTGCTGCGCCCTGACCATCCCGATGTGGACGACTCAGGCAGTCTGCTGATCCCGGAGATCGTGGTGGACCAGGTGCGTTATCGCACCCGGGCGCCATGGCCGGTGGCGGCCGCGGGCGTCTCGCTCGAACGGCTCGATGCACTGGCCTACGGGGACGATCCGGCGAACTGGCGGAGCAGTCCCGGAGGACCGTCCCCGGGCCTGCCCAACCTGGGCAACCGCCCGCCCCAGGTGTCGGTTGCCGATGTTCCTCCGGTTCAATCCGCAATGTTCCCGGTCGCGGTCACCCTGCGCGGGACGGTCACCGACGATGGCATGCCGGTTCCGCCCGGGGCCACGACCGTTGGGTGGTCCCAGATCGCCGGGCCCGCTCCCGCGTGGTTCGACCATTCGCAGGCGATCGAGACGGACGTCCATCTGCCGGGCGTGGGGCTCTATGTGTTCCGGTTGTCCGCGCACGATGGCGCCCTGGAGGCGGGCGCCGAGGTGATGGTGTCGGTGGATCGCCCTGCCGCGGCCAGGGTGGTGGTGGCTCAAGGCAGCGTCTGGCATTACTGGGATCGGGGCACGGATCTGCCGGGCGGCTGGATGGAGCCGGCCTTCGATCATGCGGCATGGCCGTCGGGCCCGGCGAAGCTCGGTTACGGCGATGGCGATGAGGCCACGGTCGTGAGTTTCGGTCCCAACGCGGCGAACAAGTATCCCACCACCTTTTTCCGGAAGCGGTTCCCGGTGACCCAGGCGTCCGCATTCACCGCCTTGAAGGTGGGCCTCCGCCGCGACGACGGAGGGATCGTCTATCTCAATGGCGTCGAGGTATTCCGCAGCAACATGCCGGAGGGTGACATTGGGTGGAACACCTTTGCCACCGAGGTGGTCGGGGGCGCCGACGAGACGGCGTTTTACGAACAGGCCGTGGATCCCGCCCTGCTGGTTGAAGGCGAGAATGTCCTGGCCGTGCGCATTCATCAGGTCAATGCCGGCAGCAGTGATCTGAGCTTCGACCTGTACCTCACCGGCAATGCGTTTCCAGCCGACACGCCGCCGGTGGTGCAGGCCGGCCCGGACCAGACAGTGGTCTGGCCCGCCCATGCGATTCTGCGGGGAAGCGTCCGGGACGACGGTCTGCCCATTCCCCCGGGTGTCGTCAACCTCACCTGGTCGGCCGTTGAAGGTCCGGGCACGGTAACCTTCAGCCAGGCGCACCAACCCCGCACGACCGCTGCCTTTGTCAGCCCGGGTACCTACATCCTGCGTCTCACGGCCACCGACGGAGCCAGTTCTGTGTCCGATGACCTGGTGATCACGGTGGAGGGTGAACTGCAGGGTTACGAGGCGTGGTTGTCCACTTACTTCACTCCGAGCGAACGCCTGGATCCCAATGTCAGCGGCGAGGACGCCGACCCTGATTTGGACGGGCACACCAATCGCCAGGAGTTCCTGGCCGGAACGCACCCCCGCGACCCGGCATCAGTCCTGCGACTGCGCGAGCCGGAAGTCCGTGTCGCGCCTGTGCCGGCGGTCATTCTTCGTTTTCCGGTGGTTGCCGGACGCGCCTACAGCGTCCAGCTCCGGGACCTTCAGGGCGAAGGGGTGTGGATGACCGCAGTTCAAGTCCCGACCCAGGCCGCAGACAACGAGCATTCGGTGACGCTGCCGTTGCCGGATGGGGGCCCCGGACGGCTTTACCGGGTGGTTACGCCGCCACTTCCGTGA